A single region of the Podospora pseudopauciseta strain CBS 411.78 chromosome 1, whole genome shotgun sequence genome encodes:
- a CDS encoding hypothetical protein (COG:S; EggNog:ENOG503NX28), with product MAGDRIAASLAANPHSDRGDKKRVVTLGNVRLRDQDTNEIILIPTPSSDPNDPLNWPQWYKYYMATVICLAMMICNFLAAGPSIAMVNITMEFFVGAHPGRNPKLFHEAVAKVAYFFTTCALMQGIGNFFWVPVANKWGRRPTYVFSYLIYFASAVWLCFERSYGGFLAGRVIMGFGAGAAETIAPITIADIFFLHERGTVMALYSSFLAVGVAIGLIISGVITIDHHWRVIFQVASALVGLVLLIAFFAFPETAYIRETPSNSDDDSSTGTPNQRSSTEKNPTATISDPESRRVGSSPLPKKASYLSTLKIFHGTITHESFFKLTVRPLGLVCLPPVLWAALVEAATIGFLVAMTSNVEIAYEATYRFKSWQVGVCFVSALVGSLAGIPLGGWWGDKVADYFTKRNNGIRDPEMRLPAMIPAMITAPLGLVIFGVGIEKGLHWMVPNLGIALLNFAIVQGTNVALVYVIDAYRPVAGEITLAVMGFKSLFGFLLSFYTNTWVQQAGYMNAYGTMAAISAAVLVCWVPLYFWGKTIRHVTWGWPVIGYIHWSEDREVGE from the exons ATGGCTGGAGATCGTATCGCTGCCTCTTTGGCGGCCAACCCCCATAGTGATCGTGGTGACAAGAAGAGAGTTGTCACCCTCGGCAACGTTCGTCTTCGTGATCAGGACACGAACGAGATCATCCTGATCCCGACACCTTCTTCTGACCCCAATGATCCCCTCAACTG GCCACAATGGTACAAGTACTATATGGCGACCGTCATCTGCTTGGCCATGATGATTTGCAACTTTCTGGCGGCAGGGCCCTCGATTGCCAtggtcaacatcaccatggAGTTCTTCGTTGGTGCCCATCCAGGAAGAAACCCCAAGCTCTTCCACGAAGCTGTAGCCAAGGTTGCGTACTTTTTCACCACCTGTGCTCTCATGCAGGGTATTGGAAACTTTTTCTGGGTCCCTGTTGCCAACAAATGGGGACGCCGGCCGACTTATGTCTTTAGCTATTTGATCTACTTT GCCTCTGCTGTCTGGCTTTGCTTCGAGCGCTCCTACGGCGGGTTTCTTGCCGGCCGTGTCATCATGGGCTTTGGTGCCGGTGCTGCCGAGACAATcgcccccatcaccatcgccgacatcttcttcctccacgaGCGAGGTACAGTCATGGCTTTATACAGCTCCTTTCTCGCTGTGGGTGTAGCCATCGGTCTCATCATCTCAGG CGTCATCACAATCGACCACCACTGGCGTGTAATCTTCCAAGTCGCCTCCGCCCTTGtcggcctcgtcctcctcatcgcATTCTTCGCCTTTCCCGAAACAGCCTACATTCGTGAGACCCCTTCcaacagcgacgacgactcctccaccggcacCCCCAACCAACGCTCCTCCACAGAAAAGAACCCAACTGCCACCATCTCCGACCCTGAGTCCCGCCGTGTTGGcagttcccccctcccaaagaAAGCCTCCTACCTCTCCACTCTCAAAATCTTCCACGGGACCATCACCCACGAGTCATTCTTCAAACTGACCGTTCGTCCCCTCGGTCTGGTTTGCCTCCCCCCTGTCCTCTGGGCTGCCCTTGTTGAAGCCGCCACCATTGGGTTTCTGGTTGCTATGACATCCAATGTTGAGATCGCCTACGAAGCAACCTACAGATTCAAGTCATGGCAGGTAGGCGTCTGCTTTGTCTCTGCTTTGGTCGGTTCGCTGGCAGGTATACCGCttggtggatggtggggagaCAAAGTAGCGGATTACTTCACCAAGAGAAACAACGGGATTAGAGATCCGGAAATGAGACTGCCGGCGATGATACCTGCCATGATCACCGCGCCGTTGGGGCTGGTGATTTTTGGGGTGGGGATTGAGAAGGGCTTGCATTGGATGGTGCCAAATTTGGGGATTGCGTTGT TGAATTTTGCTATTGTTCAGGGAACGAATGTGGCGCTGGTGTATGTCATTGATGCTTACCGGCCTGTGGCAGGGGAGATCACACTTGCGGTCATGGGATTCAAGAGTTTGTTTGGGTTTTTGCTGTCGTTTTATACGAATACTTGGGTGCAGCAGGCGGGCTATATGAATGCGTATGGGACGATGGCGGCGatctcggcggcggtgttggttTGCTGGGTGCCGTTGTATTTCTGGGGGAAGACGATTAGGCATGTTACTTGGGGTTGGCCGGTGATTGGGTATATTCATTGGAGTGAGGAtcgggaggttggtgagtgA
- a CDS encoding hypothetical protein (EggNog:ENOG503Q4PE): MALQAAYKQFLAAPTPTVLAQDASLHYITSTTSFNGPDSIIKHFSTFRNQSKKKKEDVLFVIEGQNAVVLEAELVIEFISSGGPYLPGLDDNFLADRTVSFAVTHIVLFDADGKILQIRQNWDQGSLLKQLDVIGKSGRNWPIRDGKDQVSLIAKCVKGGGAPGFTTDLPMHNRTKSTNPLRDPHASLALFAPREEQEEVTVVSPYAGRRPTQRSFTEILGDEPEEPASPSNGRERSVSPSKAKAGVSKNFQAVRLFDRDDDTAEADTPENGRSPERVIRPNPKKYQHFDFDDGHSQEAPKPAPAPAKSSKHGASWGFEDFVTPQKPTASRTLHKAREARNWSTEDAITEEQPAPKAQQAKGRITAEAHFDFVDDGETPAGGRFRGPPRGRGQNEGQHLYEMNLYKEDGSAPTPGPAPLGNITNQAGRHKSFDPHFEMTDESPRDSNDGKDKAEKLGDDRKKAVRMMESNWETYDVSPAALKENNNPNGKTRGIVTAGDGMGNKKGGWGLAEKKERGINTAGDGMGGRKGAGRGWALGDESDEDAPTQPQKKGGRGPPAKAESFWDF, translated from the coding sequence ATGGCGCTTCAGGCTGCGTACAAGCAGTTTCTAGCTGCACCAACCCCGACTGTGCTCGCGCAAGACGCGTCTCTGCACTACATTACCTCGACGACGAGCTTCAACGGTCCCGATAGCATTATCAAGCACTTTTCGACCTTCCGCAAccagagcaagaagaagaaggaagacgTGCTTTTCGTCATCGAGGGGCAGAACGCCGTGGTTCTGGAGGCTGAGCTTGTCATCGAATTTATTTCCAGCGGTGGCCCGTATCTGCCTGGATTGGACGACAACTTCCTTGCCGACCGGACTGTGTCTTTTGCCGTTACCCACATCGTCTTGTTCGATGCCGACGGCAAGATTCTCCAGATCCGCCAGAACTGGGACCAAGGGTCGCTGCTGAAGCAACTCGACGTTATTGGCAAGTCGGGTCGCAACTGGCCCATTCGCGATGGCAAGGACCAGGTCAGCTTGATTGCGAAATGCGTCAAGGGAGGCGGAGCTCCTGGGTTTACTACTGATCTTCCCATGCATAACCGCACCAAGTCGACCAACCCTCTCCGCGATCCTCACGCCTCCTTGGCTTTGTTCGCCCCGCGGGAGGAACAGGAAGAGGTTACCGTCGTCTCTCCCTATGCTGGCCGCAGACCTACCCAGCGTTCCTTTACCGAAATTCTGGGCGACGAGCCTGAGGAGCCCGCTTCCCCCAGCAACGGCCGCGAGCGTTCTGTGTCTCCAAGCAAGGCCAAGGCCGGGGTTAGCAAGAACTTCCAAGCTGTCCGCCTTTTTGACCGCGACGATGATACCGCCGAGGCCGACACGCCCGAGAACGGCAGATCGCCCGAACGTGTCATCCGCCCAAACCCAAAGAAGTACCAACACTTCGACTTTGATGACGGCCACTCTCAGGAGGCCCCGAAGCCCGCTCCTGCTCCCGCAAAGAGCTCCAAGCATGGTGCTTCGTGGGGCTTTGAGGATTTCGTAACGCCACAAAAGCCGACAGCATCCCGCACCTTGCACAAGGCCCGGGAAGCTCGCAATTGGTCTACTGAAGATGCCATTACTGAGGAGCAACCTGCCCCCAAGGCCCAGCAGGCCAAGGGCCGCATTACTGCCGAGGCTCACTTTGACTTTGTCGATGACGGTGAGACGCCAGCTGGCGGTCGGTTCCGCGGCCCACCCCGTGGTAGGGGTCAGAATGAAGGGCAGCACCTCTACGAAATGAACCTGTACAAGGAGGACGGCAGTGCGCCGACCCCAGGTCCTGCTCCTCTCGGCAATATTACAAACCAAGCCGGACGCCACAAGTCATTCGATCCTCACTTTGAGATGACGGACGAGTCTCCTCGGGATAGCAACGACGGCAAagacaaggctgagaagctcGGTGATGACAGGAAGAAGGCAGTGCGCATGATGGAGAGCAACTGGGAGACCTATGATGTTTCGCCCGCTGCCCTGAAGgagaacaacaaccccaatgGCAAGACGAGAGGAATTGTCACAGCCGGTGATGGCATGGGCAATAAGAAGGGCGGTTGGGGCTTGGCCGAGAAGAAAGAGCGCGGCATCAACACTGCTGGCGACGGGATGGGTGGCAGAAAGGGTGCTGGCCGCGGGTGGGCGCTGGGTGACGAGAGCGACGAGGACGCGCCAACTCAGCCCCAGAAAAAGGGCGGCCGTGGGCCTCCTGCCAAGGCGGAGAGCTTCTGGGACTTTTAA
- the HIP1_1 gene encoding histidine permease (EggNog:ENOG503NUN0; COG:E), producing the protein MPKMPKPNTPHPSTATTLNISGGQRSSLLRRDFLSSYPEDDDDSNSTTAHSHPPSHYVQSWVNSFRRDPGRRITPATVVHGVGSSKRSSTIAGGSSRGGGNSGGGSSREEKERHIGGHYFDLHAANVNTANTQLSRELKGRHLQMIALGGTVGTGLFVVSGSTLTAGGPASMLLAYAFISGMLYCTMQALGELAVAFPVAGSFSAYSTRFLDPALGFSMGWNYALQWLVSLPLEIIAGSMTVNYWREDIHRSVFVTVFLVAIVVINLVGVRGYGEAEFCFSILKVIAVIGFILLGCVINIGGFPDEGYIGGRYWKDPGAFNNGFKGFCTIFVTAAFAFTGIELVGLAAAEAVNPRKSLPTAIKQIFWRITLFYLISLALVGLLVPYNHPDLLGAESFADASSSPFVIAIESAGIAILPGIMNAVILVAVVSVGNSAVFGSSRTLAALADQGQAPKIFGYVDRRGRPLISILIVSAFGLLGYLADLDQPSEVLNWLLAATGLSSIFTWASICLAHIRFRKAWAVQGHSLDELSYLSQAGVTGSWIGLFLNILVLIAQFWTAAWPIPPTLPDPDAVDEFSTAPEGARRVVPTVPTGNGSGVTINNQGDVVHNVFLQCSCVPIIVLFWAGYKIWFRTKVVRLEDIDLDTGRRRAGVVYWNSHSAGGGGARARGLPVFSLLTKQELEWERERELRGMPRWKRVYRYLC; encoded by the exons ATGCCAAAAATGCCAAAACCAAACACTccacacccctccaccgccacaaCGCTCAACATAAGCGGTGGCCAAcgcagcagcctcctccgccgtgACTTCCTCTCTAGCTACcccgaagacgacgacgacagcaacagcaccaccgcccactCGCACCCACCTTCGCACTATGTACAGAGCTGGGTTAACTCCTTTCGGAGGGATCCCGGAAGGAGGATCACACCCGCAACGGTGGTTCACGGCGTGGGAAGCAGTAAACGGTCGTCGACAATAGCAGGGGGTAGCTCGCGAGGAGGTGGTaatagtggtggtggtagtagtagagaggaaaaggagaggcATATTGGAGGGCATTACTTTGATTTGCACGCCGCTAACGTCAACACGGCGAATACGCAGCTTTCGAGGGAGCTGAAGGGGAGGCATTTGCAGATGATTGCTTTGGGGGGGACGGTTG GAACCGGCCTCTTTGTCGTGTCGGGCTCGACGCTCACTGCTGGGGGCCCGGCCTCGATGCTGTTGGCATATGCCTTCATCAGCGGCATGCTCTACTGCACCATGCAAGCGCTCGGCGAGCTCGCCGTCGCCTTCCCCGTCGCTGGCAGTTTCTCGGCTTACTCGACCCGCTTCCTCGATCCGGCCCTGGGATTCTCGATGGGGTGGAATTACGCCCTCCAGTGGCTGGTTAGTCTGCCGCTTGAGATCATTGCGGGAAGCATGACGGTCAACTACTGGAGGGAGGACATCCATCGATCCGTCTTTGTCACagtcttcctcgtcgccatcGTGGTGATAAACCTCGTCGGCGTTAGAGGGTACGGCGAAGCAGAGTTCTGTTTCTCCATCCTGAAAGTCATCGCCGTTATAGGGTTTATCCTCTTGGGATGTGTCATCAACATAGGCGGGTTCCCCGACGAGGGCTACATAGGAGGGAGGTATTGGAAAGATCCCGGCGCGTTCAACAATGGGTTCAAGGGGTTCTGCACCATCTTCGTCACGGCGGCGTTTGCCTTTACGGGGATCGAGTTGGTTGGTTTGGCGGCTGCAGAAGCGGTCAACCCGAGGAAATCGCTCCCCACGGCTATCAAGCAGATCTTTTGGCGGATCACACTGTTTTATCTCATCTCTCTCGCGCTTGTGGGGCTTTTGGTTCCCTACAACCACCCCGATCTCTTGGGAGCGGAATCTTTTGCCGAtgcgtcctcctccccttttgTCATCGCGATCGAATCAGCTGGcatcgccatcctccctGGTATCATGAACGCGGTGATCCTCGTGGCGGTGGTATCCGTGGGCAACTCGGCCGTGTTCGGCTCCTCCCGGACGTTGGCCGCTCTCGCAGATCAGGGACAAGCTCCCAAAATATTCGGGTACGTCGACCGCCGCGGGCGTCCCCTTATATCAATCCTCATCGTCAGCGCCTTTGGCCTACTGGGGTACCTAGCCGACCTGGACCAACCCTCCGAGGTGCTCAACTGGCTCCTGGCCGCCACCGGCCTCTCCTCAATCTTCACATGGGCCTCCATCTGCCTGGCGCACATCCGCTTCCGGAAAGCCTGGGCCGTCCAGGGGCACTCACTCGACGAACTCTCCTACCTCTCCCAGGCAGGTGTAACCGGCTCCTGGATCGGACTGTTTCTCAACATATTGGTGCTCATCGCCCAGTTCTGGACGGCCGCCTGGCCCATCCCCCCTACTCTCCCCGACCCAGACGCGGTCGACGAGTTTTCAACCGCACCCGAAGGAGCCCGCCGCGTCGTCCCGACTGTCCCGACGGGAAACGGCAGCGGGGTGACGATCAACAACCAGGGCGACGTGGTGCACAATGTTTTTTTGCAGTGCAGTTGCGTGCCGATCATTGTCCTGTTCTGGGCGGGATACAAGATCTGGTTTAGGACCAAGGTGGTGAGGCTGGAGGATATCGATCTTGAtacggggaggaggagggcagggGTGGTGTACTGGAACAGTCATTctgccggcggtggtggtgcgagGGCAAGGGGTTTGCCTGTTTTTTCGTTGTTGACGAAGCAGGAGTtggagtgggagagggagagggagttgagagggatgccgaggtggaagagggttTATAGGTATTTGTGTTGA
- a CDS encoding hypothetical protein (EggNog:ENOG503PZH2): MIIHPPLPKLTIYPPLPPSPLLHSPLPSSTPPPPPPPPPTILPRPKSKPQLHTHLHHQTYNSLLSLPLAFSLSLPSTLLSPSNLRTAPLELNLYFPHNRSCTLLRDLDDFFTLKNGCGWVPPDEGQSAAEQEAERIDRLKELLFQWERIIPLHGPQDQAGIDEEGWKEWWEEWVHWSQRKVDEEDETDEEDVPAHGKDAVDDDTDDEDTPFVPDHRRTIAIDGKQTVIIGIDPSDRPAGVPPPSEQERRKQIDAINKARLRTIRGRNHHHRFKTSELESLLQQFLGQVLQKEMGARLAGARSDNTSLEHFLRRREGDCGGR; encoded by the coding sequence ATGATAATCCACCCTCCCCTACCAAAGCTCACAATTTACCCTCCCTTACCACCCTCTCCATTATTACACTCTCCCTTGCCATCatccacaccaccaccgccgccgccgccaccgccaacaaTCCTCCCCAGGCCAAAATCCAAACCCCAACTAcacacccacctccaccaccaaacttACAACTCCCTCCTCTCACTCCCGCTGgctttctccctctccctacCCTCAACTCTCCTCAGCCCCTCCAACCTGAGGACCGCACCCCTCGAACTCAACCTCTACTTCCCCCACAACAGATCCTGCACCCTCCTCCGAGATCTGGACGacttcttcaccctcaaGAATGGCTGTGGCTGGGTACCGCCAGATGAGGGGCAATCTGCCGCAGAACAGGAAGCGGAGAGAATTGACAGGCTGAAGGAGTTGCTGTTTCAATGGGAGAGAATCATCCCGCTACACGGCCCCCAAGATCAAGCGGGCATTGATGAAGAAGGATGGAAggagtggtgggaggagtgggtgcACTGGTCACAAAGAAAAGTggacgaagaggacgagacggatgaggaggatgtgccCGCGCATGGAAAGGATGCCGTGGACGACGACACAGATGACGAGGACACACCCTTTGTGCCCGATCACCGAAGGACAATAGCAATCGACGGGAAGCAGACTGTGATCATCGGGATAGACCCATCTGATAGACCTGCCGGAGTACCCCCTCCATCCGAACAAGAACGGCGAAAGCAGATCGACGCCATCAATAAAGCCAGACTGCGCACCATACGCGGTAGGAATCACCACCATCGATTCAAAACTTCCGAGCTGGAGTCACTTCTCCAGCAGTTTCTAGGCCAAGTGTTAcagaaggagatgggggcGAGGTTAGCAGGGGCGAGGAGTGATAACACCTCTTTGGAGCATTTTCTGAGACGGAGGGAAGGAGACTGTGGTGGGCGTTAA
- a CDS encoding hypothetical protein (COG:K; EggNog:ENOG503NWX5) produces MYPIRHLIDPPTSNPPPRGQPQPPVVGIDPNASLFTPPVLPHSTSAAGPLTGTAPASAPAASPSPASFSHPSNSINANTTSQPPQQQQQQQPPQPQLPTSLYQCAHCLRRYSRPEHLQRHIATHTLGKRFVCDICSKAFARADLLKRHRTNHQDDNSNKRKRLSSAALGAGRVAHACQACAKARVKCEEMKPCTRCKNRGITCEVASSEDAAMHLLHLSANAHGFESHPPADTSPSASSQYAQPISAAEPEFQQPTFNPALKSFASSSRYQQPSLASNSLTPDDRQFKEESQLPTPETLMDQNNPDNLNRPQATYQNQGLATVEQDLEKAPFSEFLRDVLYDQSFGNSARMAEAQGLAVLDFCDDVNLDFREFDFGLLENWNPDATQHVPDSTTQVDNSAEVAAMRSTLVKIWTESPWRWVPKRTDTGYNEQSNLPLLSRDVHGSKALKPDRVVKDTLHSSNRDKILAIVLSTCRENSMINRVASSFPSAEIMDTWIHVFLAAHMCQVSSWIHYGSFSMNHQSPEWLAIATAAGAVLAPVTTLRRFGFALQEAVRISIPGRFEENNTNIGLLGPVQALVLVQDVGLWSGNRRKMEIAECHLSVPMAMMRYRGKFTKTAYPDVIIHPSDEGEVLEEKWKKWYQLESWKRLVFHAYLRDAQVSMTQFNNPSMSYAELTLPLPCSKDLWFARTAEEFKIRYLESRTNSEGNKRPPSLGDLFRDINLLATNHHLLDVQYAISIYLHGFWSLIWEYRQLKSILTSSPLPTTDPSLSPEMLLTQRHGELRRQLSLFQSVTRGWHEMLSAQESMILHLLQMNLHVSLIDLQLLTGKEGEDQARRVYPLLQKWCLESSDSRQALYHAGQIFRWGRNFPKGHLKDFWAIAVHHAALCLWTYGIIIRASGRRKGGGMGAPLVIDGEGVEGAGLEEWLVYGGEGREVVVQGMGKRGVVSVEDPRGVMEVARGVLEANFVEEGTGEVKEGGLPPVSENIVVVLRQLGNAAWAVGFG; encoded by the exons ATGTATCCAATCCGCCATCTTATTGACCCGCCCACCAgtaatcctcctcctcgtggccaaccccaaccaccgGTAGTTGGAATTGACCCCAACGCCTCTTTATTTACTCCACCCGTCCTCCCACACTCGACATCAGCCGCCGGTCCTCTCACCGGCACGGCCCCGGCCTCGGCTCCGGCTGCATCACCCTCTCCGGCCTCATTTTCACATCCATCCAACTCGATCAatgccaacaccacctcccagccgccacaacaacaacaacaacaacaaccgccacaGCCACAGCTCCCGACATCGCTTTACCAGTGCGCTCATTGCTTGCGTCGGTATTCTCGGCCCGAGCATCTCCAG AGACATATAGCAACCCATACTCTCGGGAAGCGCTTCGTCTGCGAT ATTTGCTCCAAAGCCTTCGCCCGGGCAGACCTCCTCAAACGTCATCGCACCAACCATCAAGatgacaacagcaacaaacgTAAACGCCTCAGCTCCGCGGCTCTTGGTGCCGGCCGCGTTGCACATGCTTGTCAGGCATGTGCCAAGGCTAGAGTCAAGTGTGAAGAGATGAAACC ATGCACAAGATGTAAGAACCGTGGCATAACGTGTGAGGTAGCATCCTCAGAGGATGCCGCGATGCACCTGCTACATCTCTCCGCAAACGCCCATGGTTTTGAGTCCCATCCACCAGCGGACACGTCTCCGAGCGCTTCATCGCAATACGCTCAACCAATAAGTGCCGCTGAGCCTGAATTCCAACAGCCAACTTTCAACCCAGCACTGAAAAGCTTTGCGTCGTCTTCTCGATATCAGCAGCCCAGCCTTGCTAGCAACTCCCTCACGCCGGATGATCGGCAGTTCAAAGAAGAATCACAGTTGCCAACGCCTGAAACACTAATGGACCAGAACAACCCAGACAACCTCAATCGTCCTCAGGCTACCTATCAGAACCAGGGCCTGGCTACGGTGGAGCAAGATTTGGAAAAAGCACCATTCTCAGAATTTCTACGTGATGTTCTGTACGACCAGTCGTTTGGAAATTCAGCCAGAATGGCTGAGGCACAAGGACTGGCTGTTTTGGACTTTTGCGATGATGTCAACCTGGACTTTCGAGAATTTGACTTTGGTCTTCTCGAGAATTGGAACCCTGATGCCACCCAGCACGTACCCGACTCGACTACTCAAGTGGACAATTCGGCAGAGGTTGCGGCCATGCGATCGACACTCGTCAAGATCTGGACCGAATCACCCTGGCGTTGGGTTCCGAAAAGGACCGATACGGGCTACAACGAGCAGTCTAACCTTCCACTGCTCTCCCGGGATGTACATGGATCTAAAGCCCTCAAGCCTGATCGAGTGGTAAAGGACACTCTGCATAGCTCCAACCGGGACAAGATCTTGGCCATCGTTCTGAGCACATGCAGGGAAAATAGCATGATAAATCGCGTGGCTTCATCGTTTCCCTCGGCCGAGATAATGGATACCTGGATTCATGTCTTTTTGGCTGCACACATGTGCCAAGTCTCATCATGGATTCACTATGGCTCGTTTTCCATGAACCACCAATCTCCAGAGTGGCTCGCCATAGCCACCGCTGCTGGTGCCGTTCTTGCCCCGGTCACTACCCTAAGAAGATTCGGTTTCGCGCTACAAGAAGCCGTCCGTATCTCCATTCCAGGCAGATTTGAAgaaaacaacaccaacatcggcctcctcggcccagTCCAAGCTCTGGTGCTAGTGCAAGACGTCGGCCTCTGGAGCGGCAACCGTCGGAAAATGGAAATCGCAGAATGTCATCTCTCGGTTCCCATGGCCATGATGCGCTACAGAGGAAAATTCACCAAAACCGCCTACCCAGacgtcatcatccacccctcCGACGAGGGCGAAGTCCTCGAAGAAAAATGGAAAAAATGGTACCAACTCGAATCATGGAAACGTCTCGTTTTCCACGCTTACCTCCGAGATGCCCAAGTGTCCATGACACAattcaacaacccctccatgTCCTACGCTGAGCTCACCCTCCCTTTACCCTGCTCGAAAGATCTCTGGTTTGCACGTACAGCAGAGGAGTTTAAAATCCGGTATCTCGAATCTCGGACCAACAGTGAGGGCAACAAACGCCCTCCATCGCTAGGCGATTTATTCAGggacatcaacctcctcgccacgaaccaccacctcctcgacgTGCAATACGCCATAAGTATCTACCTCCACGGGTTCTGGTCCCTAATATGGGAATACCGCCAGCTCAAATCCATccttacctcctcccctttaCCCACTACTGACCCCTCGCTCTCCCCCGAAATGCTCCTCACCCAACGCCACGGCGAACTCCGCCGTCaactctccctcttccaatCCGTCACCCGCGGCTGGCACGAGATGTTGTCTGCCCAAGAATCCATGattctccacctcctccaaatgAACCTCCACGTTTCACTAATCGACCTCCAACTGTTGACCGgcaaagaaggggaagacCAAGCAAGAAGGGTCTACCCCCTTTTGCAGAAATGGTGTCTCGAATCGAGCGACAGCCGCCAGGCGTTGTATCATGCCGGCCAGATCTTCCGATGGGGGAGGAATTTCCCCAAGGGACATCTAAAGGACTTCTGGGCGATTGCGGTGCACCATGCTGCGCTTTGTTTGTGGACTTATGGGATCATTATCAGGGCGtcagggaggaggaaaggtggggggatgggggcaccgttggtgattgatggggagggggtggaaggggcggggttggaggagtggttggtttatgggggggaggggagggaggtggttgtacaggggatggggaagaggggggttgtttcGGTGGAGGATccgaggggggtgatggaggttgcgaggggggttttggaggcgaattttgtggaggaggggacgggggaggttAAGGAGGGGGGATTGCCGCCGGTTAGTGAGaatattgttgttgttttgagGCAGTTGGGGAATGCGGCTTGGGCGGTGGGGTTCGGGTag